A stretch of Triticum aestivum cultivar Chinese Spring chromosome 1D, IWGSC CS RefSeq v2.1, whole genome shotgun sequence DNA encodes these proteins:
- the LOC123164923 gene encoding uncharacterized protein isoform X3: MRANPNYMTSFGYFPLHITAQIFSADMVKILLRYGALANLRTCERIIEGLLPLHVAIENTCQHTYLEDNLLADESYLKGYAEYIYRLIHLLCLPEMKIFLDTIRLLAAHTDNVVDELWNYIEHGKIVPAAILLLAAQRRFHKLNGFDTIKNRIDDSIFSLIREGCGLQIGKNTKAAKQRKEKEVRFYNALFLVRILLKAGEALDEYIQTHSEASHQEVHGKVSAILQNYDVGPHGKGICVEELKCRSYDCGVPNSVLHGRGNKDSTKTATGSPTLDVKAKKAVRRKPRRGEDLWYSRDQFIPIWRSVLSARFITRLIPSYVPKKEFADLQPQTQIQLGLLERRYIFYNPFSASNCRSTRRRFGPAASTLLKTEARRVTIEHWREGIIVLLVS; the protein is encoded by the exons ATGCGCGCCAACCCCAACTACATGACCAGCTTCGGGTACTTCCCCCTCCACATAACTGCCCAGATATTCTCCGCCGACATGGTTAAGATACTGCTCCGCTATGGTGCATTGGCTAATCTACGCACCTGTGAAAGAATCATCGAGGGCCTCCTCCCACTTCATGTTGCCATCGAGAACACTTGCCAGCACACGTATCTGGAGGACAATCTATTAGCTGATGAGAGCTACCTGAAGGGGTATGCCGAGTACATCTACAGGCTCATACATCTGCTTTGCCTTCCTGAGATG AAGATCTTCTTGGACACCATTAGATTGCTTGCAGCTCACACGGATAATGTTGTCGATGAGCTCTGGAATTACATCGAGCATGGGAAGATTGTCCCTGCAGCCATTCTTCTCCTTGCAGCTCAAAGGCGATTCCATAAGCTCAATGGTTTTGATACGATCAAGAACCGTATTGATGATTCTATATTCTCCCTGATAAGGGAGGGGTGTGGATTGCAAATTGGTAAAAACACCAAGGCAGCAAAGCAGCGGAAGGAGAAGGAAGTACGTTTCTATAATGCATTGTTCCTTGTTAGGATACTTCTGAAAGCTGGTGAAGCCCTTGATGAATATATTCAAACTCATTCAGAG GCATCTCATCAGGAGGTCCATGGAAAAGTTTCAGCAATTCTTCAGAATTATGATGTTGGTCCTCATGGAAAAGGAATTTGCGTTGAAGAGCTTAAATG CCGCTCCTATGACTGCGGAGTGCCCAATAGTGTATTACATGGACGCG GGAACAAAGATTCGACCAAAACAGCCACAGGATCACCAACTCTGGATGTCAAGGCAAAAAAA GCTGTGAGAAGGAAACCACGCAGAGGAGAAGACCTCTGGTACTCAAGGGACCAGTTCATACCGATATGGAGGTCGGTGCTGAGCGCACGGTTTATCACGAGGCTCATTCCATCCTATGTGCCGAAGAAAGAGTTTGCAGATCTTCAGCCTCAAACTCAAATCCAGCTTGGCTTGTTGGAGAGAAGGTATATTTTCTACAATCCGTTCTCTGCAAGTAACTGCCGATCAACCAGAAGGCGATTTGGGCCCGCCGCGTCAACTCTCCTGAAGACTGAAGCGCGTCGTGTGACGATCGAGCACTGGCGAGAAGGTATAATAGTTTTACTTGTTAGTTGA
- the LOC123164923 gene encoding uncharacterized protein isoform X1, giving the protein MPMQTVHKTSHAAEEAVDRQDDTTTKATDGSTKAQEDDALCREGNGKSATYKPDDPWNPPRPPPHPSILALQCPHQYNMKYLHQIADFLSEVRATNIIVPDRTPKETTLKFYDIFGHLLNVLKKDSVSGFLRLFKKYRGHLVAGYVITPQTLDLIITENALRCAKLVLEGKAPELRGMRANPNYMTSFGYFPLHITAQIFSADMVKILLRYGALANLRTCERIIEGLLPLHVAIENTCQHTYLEDNLLADESYLKGYAEYIYRLIHLLCLPEMKIFLDTIRLLAAHTDNVVDELWNYIEHGKIVPAAILLLAAQRRFHKLNGFDTIKNRIDDSIFSLIREGCGLQIGKNTKAAKQRKEKEVRFYNALFLVRILLKAGEALDEYIQTHSEASHQEVHGKVSAILQNYDVGPHGKGICVEELKCRSYDCGVPNSVLHGRGNKDSTKTATGSPTLDVKAKKAVRRKPRRGEDLWYSRDQFIPIWRSVLSARFITRLIPSYVPKKEFADLQPQTQIQLGLLERRYIFYNPFSASNCRSTRRRFGPAASTLLKTEARRVTIEHWREGIIVLLVS; this is encoded by the exons ATGCCGATGCAAACAGTCCACAAAACTAGCCACGCAGCAGAGGAAGCTGTTGATCGCCAAGATGATACTACTACCAAAGCCACAGACGGATCGACAAAAGCCCAAGAGGATGACGCTCTTTGCCGTGAAGGCAACGGTAAAAGCGCCACATATAAGCCCGATGATCCATGGAACCCTCCCCGCCCGCCTCCCCATCCCTCAATACTCGCCTTACAGTGCCCTCATCAGTATAACATGAAG TACTTGCATCAGATTGCCGATTTCCTTTCCGAAGTCAGAGCCACCAACATAATCGTCCCAGACCGCACCCCCAAG GAGACAACGCTAAAATTCTATGACATATTCGGCCATCTGTTGAATGTTCTCAAAAAAGATAGTGTTTCGGGCTTCCTTCGCCTCTTCAAAAAGTATAGGGGGCACTTGGTTGCTGGATACGTCATCACCCCACAAACCCTTGACCTGATTATTACAGAGAATGCCCTGCGCTGTGCTAAGCTTGTTTTGGAGGGGAAGGCGCCTGAGCTCCGTGGGATGCGCGCCAACCCCAACTACATGACCAGCTTCGGGTACTTCCCCCTCCACATAACTGCCCAGATATTCTCCGCCGACATGGTTAAGATACTGCTCCGCTATGGTGCATTGGCTAATCTACGCACCTGTGAAAGAATCATCGAGGGCCTCCTCCCACTTCATGTTGCCATCGAGAACACTTGCCAGCACACGTATCTGGAGGACAATCTATTAGCTGATGAGAGCTACCTGAAGGGGTATGCCGAGTACATCTACAGGCTCATACATCTGCTTTGCCTTCCTGAGATG AAGATCTTCTTGGACACCATTAGATTGCTTGCAGCTCACACGGATAATGTTGTCGATGAGCTCTGGAATTACATCGAGCATGGGAAGATTGTCCCTGCAGCCATTCTTCTCCTTGCAGCTCAAAGGCGATTCCATAAGCTCAATGGTTTTGATACGATCAAGAACCGTATTGATGATTCTATATTCTCCCTGATAAGGGAGGGGTGTGGATTGCAAATTGGTAAAAACACCAAGGCAGCAAAGCAGCGGAAGGAGAAGGAAGTACGTTTCTATAATGCATTGTTCCTTGTTAGGATACTTCTGAAAGCTGGTGAAGCCCTTGATGAATATATTCAAACTCATTCAGAG GCATCTCATCAGGAGGTCCATGGAAAAGTTTCAGCAATTCTTCAGAATTATGATGTTGGTCCTCATGGAAAAGGAATTTGCGTTGAAGAGCTTAAATG CCGCTCCTATGACTGCGGAGTGCCCAATAGTGTATTACATGGACGCG GGAACAAAGATTCGACCAAAACAGCCACAGGATCACCAACTCTGGATGTCAAGGCAAAAAAA GCTGTGAGAAGGAAACCACGCAGAGGAGAAGACCTCTGGTACTCAAGGGACCAGTTCATACCGATATGGAGGTCGGTGCTGAGCGCACGGTTTATCACGAGGCTCATTCCATCCTATGTGCCGAAGAAAGAGTTTGCAGATCTTCAGCCTCAAACTCAAATCCAGCTTGGCTTGTTGGAGAGAAGGTATATTTTCTACAATCCGTTCTCTGCAAGTAACTGCCGATCAACCAGAAGGCGATTTGGGCCCGCCGCGTCAACTCTCCTGAAGACTGAAGCGCGTCGTGTGACGATCGAGCACTGGCGAGAAGGTATAATAGTTTTACTTGTTAGTTGA
- the LOC123164923 gene encoding uncharacterized protein isoform X2, which translates to MPMQTVHKTSHAAEEAVDRQDDTTTKATDGSTKAQEDDALCREGNGKSATYKPDDPWNPPRPPPHPSILALQCPHQYNMKYLHQIADFLSEVRATNIIVPDRTPKETTLKFYDIFGHLLNVLKKDSVSGFLRLFKKYRGHLVAGYVITPQTLDLIITENALRCAKLVLEGKAPELRGMRANPNYMTSFGYFPLHITAQIFSADMVKILLRYGALANLRTCERIIEGLLPLHVAIENTCQHTYLEDNLLADESYLKGYAEYIYRLIHLLCLPEMKIFLDTIRLLAAHTDNVVDELWNYIEHGKIVPAAILLLAAQRRFHKLNGFDTIKNRIDDSIFSLIREGCGLQIGKNTKAAKQRKEKEVRFYNALFLVRILLKAGEALDEYIQTHSEASHQEVHGKVSAILQNYDVGPHGKGICVEELKCRSYDCGVPNSVLHGRGACALQNMGTKIRPKQPQDHQLWMSRQKKL; encoded by the exons ATGCCGATGCAAACAGTCCACAAAACTAGCCACGCAGCAGAGGAAGCTGTTGATCGCCAAGATGATACTACTACCAAAGCCACAGACGGATCGACAAAAGCCCAAGAGGATGACGCTCTTTGCCGTGAAGGCAACGGTAAAAGCGCCACATATAAGCCCGATGATCCATGGAACCCTCCCCGCCCGCCTCCCCATCCCTCAATACTCGCCTTACAGTGCCCTCATCAGTATAACATGAAG TACTTGCATCAGATTGCCGATTTCCTTTCCGAAGTCAGAGCCACCAACATAATCGTCCCAGACCGCACCCCCAAG GAGACAACGCTAAAATTCTATGACATATTCGGCCATCTGTTGAATGTTCTCAAAAAAGATAGTGTTTCGGGCTTCCTTCGCCTCTTCAAAAAGTATAGGGGGCACTTGGTTGCTGGATACGTCATCACCCCACAAACCCTTGACCTGATTATTACAGAGAATGCCCTGCGCTGTGCTAAGCTTGTTTTGGAGGGGAAGGCGCCTGAGCTCCGTGGGATGCGCGCCAACCCCAACTACATGACCAGCTTCGGGTACTTCCCCCTCCACATAACTGCCCAGATATTCTCCGCCGACATGGTTAAGATACTGCTCCGCTATGGTGCATTGGCTAATCTACGCACCTGTGAAAGAATCATCGAGGGCCTCCTCCCACTTCATGTTGCCATCGAGAACACTTGCCAGCACACGTATCTGGAGGACAATCTATTAGCTGATGAGAGCTACCTGAAGGGGTATGCCGAGTACATCTACAGGCTCATACATCTGCTTTGCCTTCCTGAGATG AAGATCTTCTTGGACACCATTAGATTGCTTGCAGCTCACACGGATAATGTTGTCGATGAGCTCTGGAATTACATCGAGCATGGGAAGATTGTCCCTGCAGCCATTCTTCTCCTTGCAGCTCAAAGGCGATTCCATAAGCTCAATGGTTTTGATACGATCAAGAACCGTATTGATGATTCTATATTCTCCCTGATAAGGGAGGGGTGTGGATTGCAAATTGGTAAAAACACCAAGGCAGCAAAGCAGCGGAAGGAGAAGGAAGTACGTTTCTATAATGCATTGTTCCTTGTTAGGATACTTCTGAAAGCTGGTGAAGCCCTTGATGAATATATTCAAACTCATTCAGAG GCATCTCATCAGGAGGTCCATGGAAAAGTTTCAGCAATTCTTCAGAATTATGATGTTGGTCCTCATGGAAAAGGAATTTGCGTTGAAGAGCTTAAATG CCGCTCCTATGACTGCGGAGTGCCCAATAGTGTATTACATGGACGCGGTGCGTGTGCATTGCAGAACATG GGAACAAAGATTCGACCAAAACAGCCACAGGATCACCAACTCTGGATGTCAAGGCAAAAAAA GCTGTGA